The Neisseria yangbaofengii genome contains a region encoding:
- a CDS encoding class I SAM-dependent methyltransferase, producing the protein MTTHTHNIAPELQDYLNAIGETEHPVLAALRNRTAHHRLGKMAIAREQAALLTWLARLLKVENYLEVGVFTGYSSTAMALALPETGRITACDINVTFTDIARETWQAAGVAHKISLHLQPALLTLDDLIAQGKSGSYDLALIDADKPPTPQYFERCLQLVRSGGVVAIDNVLLNGRVIHQVSGNAPPSLHILRQFNLNLPHDNRIVPITLPVGDGLTLLLKK; encoded by the coding sequence ATGACCACCCACACGCACAACATCGCGCCGGAACTGCAGGATTATCTGAATGCCATTGGCGAAACAGAACACCCGGTGCTTGCGGCTTTGCGCAACCGCACGGCGCATCACCGCTTGGGCAAAATGGCGATTGCACGCGAACAAGCGGCTTTGCTGACTTGGTTGGCACGTTTGCTCAAAGTGGAAAACTATCTGGAAGTGGGCGTATTCACCGGATACAGCAGCACGGCAATGGCCTTAGCCCTGCCCGAAACCGGCCGCATCACCGCCTGCGACATCAATGTAACCTTTACCGACATCGCCCGCGAAACCTGGCAGGCTGCCGGTGTGGCACACAAAATCAGCCTGCATCTTCAGCCTGCTTTACTGACGTTGGACGATTTAATCGCCCAAGGCAAAAGCGGCAGCTACGATTTGGCCTTGATTGACGCCGACAAACCGCCCACACCGCAGTATTTCGAGCGTTGCCTGCAATTGGTGCGCAGCGGCGGCGTAGTGGCGATTGATAATGTATTGCTCAATGGCCGCGTGATTCACCAAGTGTCCGGCAATGCCCCGCCAAGCCTGCATATTTTGCGGCAATTCAACCTCAATCTGCCGCACGATAACCGCATTGTGCCGATTACCTTACCCGTCGGAGACGGCTTAACCCTATTATTAAAAAAATAA
- a CDS encoding DUF3460 family protein, with the protein MYHYKSDATQFLDQLIAGNPELEQERLANRGLLWDVELKPEEQAGFEAAKVAKKPYTYYQD; encoded by the coding sequence ATGTATCACTACAAATCCGATGCCACCCAATTTTTAGACCAATTGATTGCCGGCAATCCCGAGCTGGAGCAAGAACGTTTGGCCAACCGCGGTTTATTATGGGATGTCGAACTCAAGCCTGAAGAGCAAGCCGGTTTTGAAGCCGCAAAAGTGGCGAAAAAACCTTACACTTACTACCAAGATTGA
- a CDS encoding polynucleotide adenylyltransferase PcnB: MLKKWLHKVLPSKAGKAVQKTVLPYSEHRISADMLSFAAEKVVKRLNKEGFQAYVVGGAVRDLLLGVEPKDFDVATNATPEQVHKIFRRSRIIGRRFQIVHVTVGPETIEVTTFRGGNKAVQNAHGRIMKDNTYGSIEEDAMRRDFTCNALYYDPINEEILDFHQGVNDIADRKLVMIGEAAERYQEDPVRILRAVRLSGKLGFDVEEHTAAAIPQYASRLKNEPVARLFDEIMKLLFSGHARQCLQKLNTLGVGNDIHPLLTALKSADKAENRIIAIALKNTDERLRADKSVSVGFVLAAILWPQLNAYWQAYQQQGQKSAPALNDAIITLRDTVEKGWGVPQRFSATMREIWQLQPQFDNIRGVRPHKLLSQPRFRAAYDFLVLRGQVGEVDNAAVQWWTIFQHADDETRSQMSMAAQQRQQQEYRGDSEAPKRKRRRKPRKKKTVEAE, encoded by the coding sequence ATGTTGAAAAAATGGTTGCACAAAGTTTTGCCGTCGAAAGCAGGCAAAGCGGTGCAAAAAACGGTTTTACCGTATAGCGAACACCGCATCAGCGCGGATATGTTGAGCTTTGCCGCCGAAAAAGTGGTGAAACGATTGAATAAAGAAGGCTTTCAAGCCTATGTGGTCGGCGGTGCGGTGCGCGACTTGTTGTTGGGCGTGGAACCGAAAGATTTTGACGTTGCTACCAACGCCACGCCAGAGCAAGTGCATAAGATTTTCCGCCGCAGCCGCATCATCGGCCGCCGCTTCCAAATTGTGCATGTGACGGTCGGTCCCGAAACCATCGAAGTCACCACTTTCCGTGGCGGTAATAAAGCTGTGCAAAACGCGCATGGCCGCATCATGAAAGACAATACCTACGGCAGCATCGAAGAAGATGCCATGCGTCGCGACTTCACCTGTAATGCGCTTTATTACGACCCGATTAATGAAGAAATTCTCGATTTCCATCAAGGCGTGAATGATATTGCCGACCGGAAACTGGTGATGATCGGCGAAGCGGCCGAGCGTTATCAAGAGGATCCGGTGCGTATTTTGCGTGCGGTTCGATTATCGGGCAAACTCGGTTTTGATGTGGAAGAACATACCGCCGCTGCGATTCCGCAATATGCAAGCCGTCTGAAAAACGAGCCGGTGGCGCGATTGTTTGATGAAATCATGAAGCTGCTGTTTTCCGGCCATGCCCGCCAATGCCTGCAAAAGCTGAATACCTTAGGCGTGGGCAACGATATTCATCCGCTGTTAACCGCTTTGAAATCCGCAGATAAAGCCGAAAACCGCATCATCGCCATTGCGCTGAAAAATACCGACGAGCGTTTGCGCGCCGATAAATCCGTGTCGGTCGGTTTCGTGTTGGCAGCAATTTTGTGGCCGCAGCTAAACGCTTATTGGCAGGCATATCAACAGCAAGGCCAAAAATCGGCGCCGGCATTAAACGATGCCATCATCACTTTGCGCGATACCGTTGAAAAGGGCTGGGGCGTGCCGCAACGCTTTTCCGCCACCATGCGCGAAATTTGGCAGTTGCAACCGCAATTTGACAATATACGCGGTGTACGCCCGCACAAATTATTAAGCCAACCGCGTTTCCGCGCAGCTTACGATTTTCTCGTGTTGCGCGGTCAAGTCGGCGAGGTGGACAATGCCGCCGTGCAGTGGTGGACAATCTTCCAACATGCCGATGACGAAACCCGCAGCCAAATGAGTATGGCCGCGCAGCAACGCCAGCAGCAGGAATATCGCGGTGACAGCGAAGCACCGAAACGCAAACGCCGCCGCAAGCCGAGAAAAAAGAAAACGGTTGAAGCTGAATAA